The Spirosoma radiotolerans genome has a window encoding:
- a CDS encoding M1 family metallopeptidase, with the protein MRKLLLMAGLTLWSAALMAQAPAAPTQNANSRFEQLGPMLPTPNTFRTASGAPGKDYFQNRADYDIKVELDDANQKIIGTETVTYHNNSTDELPFIWLQLDQNLFAKGSTGSVTRTGGVNESGMSFAQLQNLTSVRERSSQQASDKYGYKIVSVKDAKSGTALKYTINQTMMRVDLPAAIKPGGTYSFNVDWNYFITEYYGRSGMEYFAKDGNYNYFIAHWFPRLCAYNDVNGWQNKQFLGQGEFTLIFGNYKVAITAPADHIVGATGECQNYKQVLTAAQQKRMAQAATSKNPVVIVTQAEAEEALKTKPTDKVAKKTWVFDAKNVRDFAFTSSRRFIWDAMQTDVYGDGRKIWSMSYYAKEGNPLWGQYSTRVVEHTLKSYGNRTIKYPYPVAISCHATAGGGMEYPMISFNGGRPEADGTYSEQTKAGMIGVIIHEVGHNFFPMIVNSDERQWTWMDEGLNTFCQYLAEKEWDYNFPSRRGEPQYIVDYMKSDKAVLSPIMTSSDNVIGLGPNAYAKPATALNILRETVMGRELFDYAFKEYARRWAFKSPEPADFFRTLEDASGVDLDWFWKGWFYGVEPVDQDLVEVDWFQVDSGNPEVTKAAARAEAKRRAGTISKQRDAATQAETVVAKDSTMKDFYNNYDPYAVTDADKKKYQDYLATLSADERKTLEANAATNFYTLSLKNKGGLPMPVIIRMQFEDGTDSVARFPAEIWRFNDVSIKKVIATPKKVTQWILDPYQEIADIDTENNAFPRMAQPTRFQLFKQQQRFGPQGPNPMQQQKRANQPPATQGSGKN; encoded by the coding sequence ATGAGAAAACTTCTGTTAATGGCTGGCCTGACCCTTTGGTCAGCCGCTTTGATGGCGCAGGCACCAGCGGCCCCTACCCAAAACGCGAACAGCCGTTTTGAGCAGCTCGGCCCGATGCTACCGACGCCGAACACCTTCCGAACAGCCTCTGGTGCTCCTGGTAAAGATTATTTCCAGAACCGTGCCGACTACGACATCAAAGTCGAACTCGACGACGCGAATCAGAAAATCATCGGCACCGAAACGGTTACGTATCATAATAATTCGACAGACGAGCTACCGTTTATCTGGCTTCAACTCGATCAAAACCTATTTGCGAAAGGCTCTACGGGAAGTGTAACCCGGACGGGGGGCGTTAACGAAAGCGGCATGAGTTTCGCTCAGTTGCAGAACCTGACCTCAGTTCGCGAACGCAGCAGTCAGCAGGCTTCCGACAAATACGGCTACAAGATTGTTTCCGTAAAAGATGCCAAGTCAGGTACGGCGCTTAAGTACACGATTAATCAAACCATGATGCGGGTCGATCTGCCTGCGGCCATCAAGCCGGGCGGTACCTACTCGTTCAACGTTGACTGGAATTACTTCATCACCGAATATTACGGCCGAAGCGGCATGGAGTATTTTGCTAAAGATGGCAATTATAACTACTTCATTGCGCACTGGTTTCCCCGTCTGTGTGCTTATAATGACGTAAACGGCTGGCAGAATAAGCAGTTTCTGGGCCAGGGTGAGTTTACGCTTATCTTCGGTAATTACAAAGTAGCCATTACTGCGCCAGCCGATCACATTGTGGGCGCTACTGGTGAGTGCCAGAACTACAAGCAGGTTCTGACGGCTGCCCAGCAAAAGCGCATGGCGCAGGCAGCCACATCGAAAAACCCGGTTGTCATTGTTACGCAGGCCGAAGCGGAAGAAGCCTTAAAAACTAAACCAACGGATAAAGTAGCCAAGAAGACATGGGTATTTGACGCAAAAAATGTGCGTGATTTCGCCTTTACAAGCAGCCGCCGATTCATCTGGGATGCCATGCAAACGGATGTGTATGGCGATGGGCGTAAAATCTGGTCGATGTCTTATTACGCAAAGGAAGGCAACCCACTATGGGGGCAGTATTCGACCCGTGTTGTCGAGCATACGTTGAAATCGTACGGCAACCGGACCATCAAATACCCTTACCCTGTTGCTATTTCCTGTCACGCCACAGCCGGTGGCGGTATGGAATACCCTATGATTTCCTTCAATGGCGGTCGGCCTGAAGCCGATGGTACCTATTCCGAGCAGACCAAAGCGGGTATGATTGGGGTTATCATTCACGAAGTGGGACACAATTTCTTCCCCATGATTGTGAATTCTGATGAGCGCCAGTGGACCTGGATGGACGAAGGCCTAAACACATTCTGCCAGTATTTAGCCGAGAAAGAGTGGGATTACAACTTCCCCAGCCGCCGGGGAGAGCCTCAGTACATTGTCGACTATATGAAGTCGGATAAAGCGGTTCTGTCGCCAATCATGACCTCATCCGACAACGTGATTGGTCTTGGACCAAATGCCTATGCCAAACCCGCTACAGCGCTGAATATCCTGCGTGAGACGGTGATGGGTCGTGAGTTATTTGATTATGCCTTCAAAGAATATGCTCGCCGGTGGGCGTTCAAATCTCCCGAACCAGCTGATTTTTTCCGCACATTGGAAGATGCGTCAGGTGTCGATCTGGATTGGTTCTGGAAAGGCTGGTTCTACGGCGTTGAGCCCGTTGATCAGGATTTGGTCGAAGTGGATTGGTTCCAGGTTGATTCAGGTAATCCGGAAGTAACGAAAGCTGCTGCCCGCGCCGAAGCAAAGCGTCGGGCTGGCACGATCAGCAAGCAGCGGGATGCCGCTACACAGGCCGAAACAGTTGTTGCAAAGGATTCAACCATGAAAGACTTTTATAACAACTATGACCCCTATGCAGTAACGGACGCGGACAAGAAGAAATACCAGGATTATCTGGCGACTTTAAGCGCCGACGAGCGTAAAACTCTCGAAGCAAATGCCGCTACAAATTTTTACACCCTGTCGCTGAAGAACAAAGGTGGCTTACCCATGCCTGTAATCATTCGGATGCAGTTTGAAGACGGTACGGATTCAGTAGCCCGCTTCCCGGCCGAAATTTGGCGTTTCAACGACGTGTCGATCAAGAAAGTGATTGCAACACCGAAGAAAGTAACGCAGTGGATTCTTGACCCTTATCAGGAAATCGCCGACATCGATACGGAAAACAACGCATTCCCGCGGATGGCACAGCCTACCCGCTTCCAACTGTTCAAGCAACAGCAGCGATTTGGTCCACAAGGCCCGAACCCAATGCAGCAACAGAAGCGAGCTAATCAGCCGCCAGCAACCCAAGGCAGCGGCAAAAATTAA
- a CDS encoding M1 family metallopeptidase translates to MQKIVLLVASLAIPLGLVQAQAPTQHANTRFEQLGPLLPTPNTFRTASGAPGKDYFQNRADYDIKATLDDTKQKITGSETITYHNNSGDALPFLWLQLDQNLFRPDATGNVAKTSSINPEQGSSLRQIDPSAALQGKDYGHKITSVRDQAGKALKYTINQTMMRVDLPQAVAPGKTVTFSIDWNFKIIDAKNVGGRSGYEFFPKDGNYVYEIAQWFPRLCAYNDVNGWQNKQFLGQGEFTLIFGNYKVALTVPNDHIVGATGELQNPAQVLTATQQKRWNDAKGKGDKAGENPTLIVTQAEAEAAEKGKPTGTKTWIYKADNVRDFAFSSSRKFIWDALNPTIEGKKVWAMSLYPKEANPLWGQYSTRLVAHTLRSYSRRTIGYPYPVAYSVHGPVGGMEYPMMCFNGARPEEDGTYSQGTKNFLILVVIHEVGHNFFPMIVNSDERQWSWMDEGLNSFLEGLACLEWDANFPARGIEPQSIVPYMQLDSTKQMPIMSSSDNILPGTFGPNAYSKPATALNILRETVMGRELFDYAFKEYARRWAFKSPEPADFFRTMEDASGVDLDWFWKGWFYGVQPVDQSLVKVDWFQPNSQNPEVTKAEARAAAQKRANTISKQRDALSKDQTVVAQDSTMKDFYNRYDPYAVTDEDRKKYQDYLATLSAEERAMAESGTNFYTLSLKNKGGIPMPVIVRMEFEDGTDSVARFPAEIWRFNDVSIRKVIATNKKVKQWTLDPFYEIADINTEDNTFPPVSQPTRFQLFKQQQRGGGTAPNPMQQQRQQSPAKQGTGRN, encoded by the coding sequence ATGCAAAAGATAGTTTTGCTGGTGGCAAGTTTGGCCATTCCGCTGGGATTGGTACAGGCGCAAGCCCCAACACAGCATGCTAACACGCGATTTGAGCAGCTCGGCCCCCTGTTGCCTACGCCGAACACCTTCCGAACGGCCTCGGGTGCCCCCGGAAAAGATTATTTCCAGAACCGCGCTGATTATGATATAAAAGCTACGCTCGACGATACAAAGCAAAAAATTACGGGCTCAGAAACCATCACCTATCACAATAACTCGGGCGATGCGCTCCCATTTTTGTGGTTGCAACTGGATCAGAATCTGTTTCGGCCCGACGCCACGGGCAATGTGGCCAAAACGAGCAGTATCAACCCCGAACAAGGTTCTTCGTTGCGGCAAATCGATCCCAGCGCGGCCCTGCAGGGCAAAGATTACGGACATAAAATTACCTCTGTTCGCGATCAGGCAGGAAAAGCGCTTAAGTACACAATTAATCAAACCATGATGCGGGTCGACCTGCCACAGGCCGTAGCGCCGGGCAAGACCGTGACCTTTTCCATCGACTGGAATTTCAAAATTATCGACGCCAAAAATGTTGGTGGCCGTTCAGGGTATGAGTTCTTCCCGAAAGATGGCAACTACGTGTATGAGATTGCGCAGTGGTTTCCCCGGCTGTGTGCTTATAATGATGTAAATGGCTGGCAAAACAAGCAGTTTCTGGGCCAGGGTGAATTCACACTCATTTTCGGCAATTACAAAGTAGCCCTCACTGTTCCGAATGACCATATTGTTGGCGCAACCGGCGAGCTGCAAAACCCGGCTCAGGTACTGACCGCTACCCAGCAGAAGCGCTGGAATGACGCAAAAGGCAAAGGCGATAAAGCGGGGGAAAACCCAACGCTCATTGTCACCCAGGCCGAAGCGGAAGCCGCCGAAAAAGGTAAACCAACGGGTACGAAAACCTGGATTTATAAAGCCGATAACGTCCGCGATTTTGCATTTTCGAGCAGCCGCAAATTTATATGGGATGCCCTGAACCCAACGATCGAAGGTAAAAAGGTTTGGGCTATGTCGCTTTATCCAAAAGAGGCTAATCCGCTTTGGGGTCAATACTCTACCCGACTGGTGGCGCACACGCTTCGCTCCTATTCCCGTCGGACAATCGGTTACCCTTACCCGGTGGCTTATTCCGTTCACGGCCCCGTTGGTGGCATGGAGTATCCAATGATGTGTTTCAACGGTGCCCGTCCTGAAGAAGACGGTACGTATTCGCAAGGGACCAAAAACTTTCTGATCCTGGTGGTTATTCACGAAGTAGGGCACAATTTCTTCCCCATGATTGTGAACTCCGACGAGCGCCAGTGGTCATGGATGGACGAAGGGCTGAACAGTTTCCTCGAAGGACTGGCCTGTCTGGAGTGGGATGCCAACTTCCCGGCGCGGGGGATTGAACCCCAGTCTATTGTTCCGTACATGCAGCTCGATTCGACCAAGCAAATGCCGATCATGAGCAGTTCAGATAACATTCTGCCGGGCACGTTTGGACCAAATGCCTATAGCAAACCCGCCACGGCCTTGAACATTCTGCGCGAGACGGTTATGGGTCGTGAACTGTTCGATTATGCGTTTAAAGAATACGCTCGCCGGTGGGCCTTCAAATCTCCCGAACCAGCTGATTTTTTCAGGACGATGGAAGATGCCTCGGGCGTTGACCTGGATTGGTTCTGGAAGGGTTGGTTCTATGGCGTACAGCCCGTCGATCAGTCGCTGGTAAAAGTAGACTGGTTTCAGCCAAATTCACAGAACCCGGAGGTTACGAAAGCTGAAGCCCGCGCTGCTGCCCAAAAACGCGCGAATACAATCAGCAAACAACGGGATGCCCTGAGCAAAGATCAGACGGTGGTGGCGCAGGATAGTACGATGAAAGATTTTTACAATCGCTACGATCCGTATGCCGTTACCGACGAAGACCGCAAAAAATACCAGGACTACCTGGCAACGTTGTCGGCCGAAGAGCGGGCTATGGCCGAATCGGGCACCAATTTTTATACGCTGTCGCTGAAAAATAAAGGCGGTATTCCAATGCCGGTTATTGTGCGGATGGAATTTGAAGACGGCACGGATTCAGTAGCCCGCTTCCCGGCCGAAATCTGGCGTTTCAATGACGTGTCGATCCGGAAAGTCATTGCCACGAACAAGAAAGTGAAGCAGTGGACACTTGACCCCTTCTACGAAATAGCGGATATAAACACCGAAGACAACACATTTCCGCCGGTCTCGCAGCCAACTCGTTTCCAATTATTTAAGCAACAGCAGCGGGGTGGTGGCACTGCGCCAAACCCGATGCAACAGCAACGGCAGCAATCACCCGCGAAACAGGGTACTGGCCGAAACTAA
- a CDS encoding HupE/UreJ family protein: MDDFLIYLGLGFDHITDPSGYDHILFVVALCAVYTIRQWRQVLILVTAFTIGHSVTLALATLQLIHYETALIELLIPITILITAIINFSFQEPRSRSLTAPPTYRSGRYILALAFGLIHGMGFSNYLRSLLGREADIVKPLLAFNIGLELGQLVIVSLVLGLAFVMIDLLRRSRLRWTLVVSGLVAGMALSLIINNEYLSKLMK; this comes from the coding sequence ATGGACGACTTTCTCATCTACCTCGGCCTGGGCTTCGACCACATTACCGACCCCAGTGGCTACGACCATATTCTATTCGTTGTGGCGTTATGTGCCGTTTACACCATTCGGCAATGGCGTCAGGTACTCATACTGGTTACAGCGTTTACCATCGGCCACTCGGTTACGCTGGCACTGGCAACACTCCAGCTCATTCACTACGAAACGGCGCTGATCGAGTTACTCATCCCAATCACCATTCTGATTACCGCCATCATTAATTTTTCCTTTCAGGAGCCTAGATCGCGCTCCTTAACTGCCCCGCCAACCTACCGTTCCGGGCGGTATATCCTCGCGTTGGCCTTTGGCCTGATTCACGGCATGGGTTTTTCCAATTACCTGCGCAGTCTGCTCGGCCGCGAAGCTGATATTGTTAAGCCACTGCTTGCGTTCAATATAGGCCTCGAACTGGGCCAGTTAGTTATTGTCAGCCTTGTTCTTGGACTGGCCTTTGTAATGATCGACCTGTTGCGACGAAGCCGCCTACGCTGGACGCTCGTTGTATCGGGCCTAGTGGCCGGGATGGCGTTGTCACTAATTATCAATAACGAGTATTTAAGTAAATTAATGAAGTAA
- a CDS encoding gamma carbonic anhydrase family protein, translated as MALIKSVRGIHPTFGDNCWYADNATIVGEVIMGRDCTVWFNAVVRGDVNSITIGDRTNIQDGAVIHCTYQRHKTVIGNNVSIAHNAVVHGCTVEDNVLIGMGAIVMDGAVVGTGSIIAAGAIVTQHTIVPPGSIYAGNPARFLKVVSPEQAEIFSRTANNYVMYAGWFKE; from the coding sequence ATGGCACTCATTAAATCTGTTCGGGGAATTCATCCCACATTCGGCGATAACTGTTGGTATGCCGACAACGCTACCATCGTTGGCGAGGTAATTATGGGGCGCGACTGTACTGTCTGGTTCAACGCGGTTGTGCGGGGCGATGTCAACAGCATCACAATTGGCGACCGCACCAATATTCAGGATGGAGCGGTGATTCACTGCACCTACCAACGGCACAAAACGGTCATTGGCAACAACGTATCGATTGCCCACAACGCCGTCGTTCATGGGTGTACGGTTGAAGACAACGTGCTGATTGGCATGGGCGCTATTGTGATGGACGGCGCGGTTGTTGGTACGGGCAGCATCATTGCTGCCGGAGCCATCGTAACCCAACATACGATTGTTCCGCCCGGCTCCATTTATGCGGGCAATCCGGCGCGCTTCCTGAAAGTTGTTTCACCCGAACAGGCCGAAATTTTCAGCCGAACGGCCAACAACTATGTCATGTATGCAGGCTGGTTTAAGGAGTAA